One Mycobacterium sp. SMC-4 DNA window includes the following coding sequences:
- a CDS encoding cytochrome P450, whose translation MASPQQTAERGAFAGALASAARLNTVAALRDWRRGYSGWTGAINTDYDPLDRAVAAQPFDAIRELHRAGGVHYNPKRATWILVRLADVRAALRDTDAVTSIEGVTRVKVAAPVLVLSDGADHTRLRKQVQPAFSRGAMAVWQDMIDALAADLVAKVLAEPGCDVVQRLSIPMPIRVIANILGVPEADVDRFRAWSEAGMHIVDFEPTRGGIVRSAKAMASLARLRRYFMKQFARGGLKGTDTVFGRLLAHNDDGSLTDDQLFLIATLLLIAGNETTTNLLGGMFDTLARNPDQFDMIRADPELIPMAVEEQLRISSPIQNLYRYTRADYRVDGVTIPAGSRVMLNFAAANRDPLVFDDPDTYRADRNPRSHIAFGHGAHMCIGAPLARMEAQAVLRELVRQTSAIKAAGPTTWSTNTSLRGPVRLPITLTRT comes from the coding sequence GTGGCGAGTCCACAACAGACAGCTGAGCGCGGCGCGTTCGCAGGGGCACTCGCCTCGGCGGCCCGCCTCAACACCGTTGCAGCGCTGAGGGACTGGCGGCGAGGATACTCGGGCTGGACCGGGGCCATCAACACGGACTACGACCCGCTGGACCGCGCGGTCGCCGCGCAACCGTTTGATGCCATCCGGGAATTACACAGGGCCGGCGGTGTTCACTACAACCCGAAACGAGCCACCTGGATTCTGGTTCGGCTCGCCGATGTTCGCGCGGCACTGCGCGATACCGACGCGGTCACCAGCATCGAGGGCGTCACGCGGGTGAAAGTCGCGGCGCCGGTGCTGGTGTTGTCCGATGGCGCCGACCACACCCGGCTGCGCAAACAGGTGCAACCAGCCTTCAGTAGGGGCGCGATGGCCGTCTGGCAGGACATGATCGACGCGCTGGCGGCCGACCTGGTGGCAAAGGTACTGGCCGAACCCGGATGCGATGTCGTTCAGCGGCTCAGCATTCCGATGCCGATTCGCGTGATCGCGAACATCCTCGGCGTCCCCGAAGCGGATGTGGATCGATTTCGGGCGTGGTCGGAGGCCGGCATGCACATCGTGGACTTCGAACCGACCCGCGGCGGAATCGTGCGCTCCGCGAAAGCAATGGCATCATTGGCGCGACTGCGGCGCTACTTCATGAAACAGTTCGCCCGCGGCGGCCTTAAGGGCACAGACACCGTGTTCGGGAGGCTGTTGGCGCACAACGACGACGGATCGTTGACCGACGACCAGCTGTTTCTCATCGCGACACTGTTGCTGATTGCCGGAAATGAGACGACGACGAATCTGCTGGGCGGGATGTTCGACACGTTGGCGCGCAACCCGGATCAATTCGACATGATCCGCGCTGACCCCGAACTCATCCCGATGGCGGTCGAGGAACAGTTACGCATATCCAGTCCCATCCAGAATCTCTACCGGTACACCCGCGCGGACTACCGAGTAGACGGGGTGACCATCCCGGCCGGGTCCAGGGTGATGTTGAACTTTGCCGCGGCAAATCGAGATCCGCTGGTGTTCGACGATCCGGACACCTATCGTGCCGATCGAAACCCGCGCAGTCACATCGCTTTCGGCCACGGCGCGCACATGTGCATCGGGGCTCCGCTGGCGCGAATGGAAGCGCAGGCGGTGTTGCGCGAACTGGTCAGACAAACATCGGCCATCAAGGCTGCCGGTCCGACCACGTGGTCGACGAACACGTCGCTCCGGGGTCCGGTACGCCTGCCCATCACGCTGACGCGTACGTAG
- a CDS encoding cytochrome P450 translates to MTIDQTNPAVEFFDDACIQDPYPLYDRWRARGPVHRVGDSSFFVVCGWDEANEVIAHPEVFSSNLTATMTYSAEHGVGSFEMEGLGGSSHVLATADDPVHAVHRKMLVPHLAAKRIRAAEDFVARTADDLLAQGVAQGRIEWMDAVANRLPMMVVARLIGVPDQDVDMLIASGYATTQLLDGLVSPEQLAAAGAAAIELSGYISEHFDRAATEPADNLLGDLATLCAAGELDDNAARIIMLTLFSAGGESTASLLGSAMWLLATRPEIQRRLRSEPELLAAFIEEALRYEPPFRAHYRHVVSDTSLGGVRLPGGSRLLLLWGAVNRDPAQFEHPNEFRLDRPKSKGHMTFGKGAHFCVGASLARLEAMTVLRKVLDRTQWIEPVAVGRWLPSILVRRLDRLELDVR, encoded by the coding sequence ATGACCATCGATCAGACGAATCCCGCCGTCGAATTCTTCGACGATGCCTGCATCCAGGATCCGTATCCGCTGTATGACCGGTGGAGAGCCCGAGGTCCGGTTCACCGGGTCGGCGACTCATCCTTCTTCGTGGTGTGCGGGTGGGACGAGGCAAACGAGGTCATCGCGCATCCGGAAGTGTTCTCGTCGAACCTGACGGCGACGATGACCTACTCGGCCGAGCACGGGGTGGGTTCGTTCGAGATGGAAGGCCTCGGCGGATCGTCGCATGTGCTGGCCACGGCGGACGACCCGGTGCACGCCGTGCACCGCAAGATGCTGGTACCGCACCTGGCGGCCAAGCGGATCAGGGCTGCCGAAGATTTCGTGGCCAGGACAGCCGATGACTTGCTGGCTCAAGGAGTCGCCCAGGGTCGCATCGAGTGGATGGATGCGGTGGCGAACCGGTTACCCATGATGGTGGTCGCGCGGCTGATCGGCGTACCCGATCAGGACGTCGACATGCTCATCGCGTCGGGGTACGCGACGACCCAACTGCTGGACGGTCTGGTTTCTCCCGAACAGCTTGCGGCTGCCGGTGCCGCTGCGATCGAGCTCAGCGGGTACATCAGCGAACACTTCGACCGCGCGGCGACCGAGCCGGCCGACAATCTGCTCGGTGACCTCGCCACGCTCTGCGCGGCAGGCGAACTCGACGACAACGCCGCGCGCATCATCATGCTCACCCTGTTCAGCGCCGGTGGAGAATCGACGGCCTCGCTGTTGGGCAGTGCCATGTGGTTGCTGGCCACCCGGCCCGAGATCCAGCGCCGGCTGCGGAGCGAGCCTGAGTTACTCGCCGCCTTCATCGAGGAAGCGTTGCGGTACGAACCTCCTTTTCGCGCACACTATCGCCACGTCGTGTCCGACACTTCGCTCGGCGGTGTCCGCTTGCCGGGTGGATCTCGCCTGCTGCTGCTGTGGGGTGCGGTCAATCGTGATCCGGCCCAGTTCGAGCATCCGAACGAGTTCCGCCTGGATCGCCCGAAATCTAAAGGGCACATGACTTTCGGGAAAGGTGCGCATTTCTGCGTCGGCGCGTCGCTGGCCCGGTTGGAAGCGATGACGGTACTGCGCAAGGTTCTGGACCGCACCCAGTGGATCGAACCGGTGGCGGTAGGACGCTGGCTACCCAGCATCCTGGTCCGGCGCCTGGATCGTCTGGAACTCGACGTCAGGTGA
- a CDS encoding SDR family oxidoreductase — translation MLSIPGLPLRTKRTQAADAVITGAGSGIGAAFAAELARRGGRVVCSDIDPDAASTTADTLRAGGAQAHALRCDVTDVAEVRRLAEESQSWFGGPPTLVINNAGVGAGGTVIGATDLAVWQRVLEINLWGPIHGCHVFAPILREAGRPAGIINVASAAAFGAAPGMAAYNVSKAGTLSLSETLAAELAGTGVNVTVLCPTFVKTNIVTSGGDAGVISAQSRDLAEQLMRWIGFSPERVARTCLDTLDRGGLYCMPQPEARIGWGIKRFTPTVYTRAAGLTTRVTT, via the coding sequence ATGCTCAGCATTCCGGGATTGCCGTTGCGCACCAAACGTACTCAGGCCGCCGACGCGGTGATCACCGGCGCGGGAAGCGGTATCGGGGCCGCCTTCGCCGCCGAGCTGGCCCGCCGCGGCGGGCGGGTGGTCTGCAGCGACATCGACCCCGACGCCGCCTCGACCACCGCCGACACCCTGCGCGCCGGCGGCGCCCAGGCTCATGCGCTGCGGTGCGACGTCACCGACGTCGCCGAGGTGCGTCGACTCGCCGAGGAGTCGCAGTCATGGTTCGGCGGGCCACCCACGCTGGTGATCAACAACGCCGGCGTCGGCGCCGGTGGCACCGTCATCGGAGCCACCGACCTCGCCGTCTGGCAACGGGTCCTGGAGATCAACCTGTGGGGCCCGATCCACGGATGTCATGTGTTCGCCCCGATCCTGCGGGAGGCCGGCCGCCCGGCGGGCATCATCAACGTCGCGTCCGCGGCGGCGTTCGGCGCCGCGCCCGGCATGGCCGCCTACAACGTCAGCAAGGCAGGCACCCTGTCGCTGTCGGAGACCCTGGCCGCCGAGCTGGCCGGCACCGGGGTCAACGTCACGGTGCTGTGCCCGACGTTCGTCAAGACCAACATCGTCACATCCGGTGGCGATGCCGGTGTCATCTCGGCGCAGTCCCGAGACCTCGCCGAACAACTGATGCGCTGGATCGGCTTCTCCCCCGAGCGGGTCGCGCGCACGTGCCTGGACACCCTCGACCGCGGTGGCCTGTACTGCATGCCACAGCCCGAAGCTCGGATCGGTTGGGGGATCAAACGTTTCACCCCGACGGTGTACACCCGCGCCGCCGGCCTGACCACCCGCGTCACCACCTAG
- a CDS encoding ferritin-like domain-containing protein, giving the protein MAIDMDTMLAKIKDRQWALADIDWDAPGAELITDEQRPKLKAFMADLCWIENIGARGFAALAKKAPTPTIAEIYRYFHAEEQRHANAELALMKRWGMLDDGAAGDGQVEMPEPNVNIRLAMDWLDTYADDMSLSILGTVIPMLEVALDGALLKFLLEEVHDPVCHQVFEKINNDESRHIAVDFEVLNMIGHADLRRLAIEFIGNVATPGLILGAVMYIPLLNRIRNEIVGMGLEPERLYNAVKRFQTLGERGEHTHRVPTYRVLRRHAAMVVKPRHPYHLLANSMVWASDLYPKALLKPIPSWFKELTHEPAA; this is encoded by the coding sequence ATGGCGATCGACATGGACACCATGCTGGCGAAGATCAAAGACCGGCAGTGGGCACTGGCCGACATCGACTGGGACGCCCCGGGTGCAGAACTGATCACCGACGAACAGCGCCCCAAACTCAAAGCGTTCATGGCCGATCTGTGCTGGATCGAGAACATCGGTGCGCGCGGATTCGCCGCACTGGCCAAGAAAGCTCCCACCCCGACGATCGCCGAGATCTACCGCTACTTCCACGCCGAAGAGCAGCGACATGCCAATGCCGAACTGGCGCTGATGAAACGCTGGGGCATGCTCGACGACGGAGCGGCGGGAGATGGGCAGGTGGAGATGCCCGAACCCAACGTCAACATCCGGCTGGCGATGGACTGGCTGGACACCTACGCCGACGACATGTCGTTGTCCATCCTGGGCACGGTGATCCCGATGCTTGAGGTCGCCCTCGACGGCGCACTGCTGAAATTCCTGCTCGAAGAGGTACACGATCCGGTCTGTCACCAGGTTTTCGAGAAGATCAACAACGACGAATCCCGGCATATTGCTGTTGATTTCGAGGTACTCAACATGATCGGCCACGCCGATCTGCGCCGGCTGGCCATCGAGTTCATCGGCAACGTCGCCACTCCCGGCCTGATCCTCGGAGCGGTGATGTACATCCCGCTGCTCAACCGGATCCGCAATGAAATCGTCGGCATGGGACTGGAACCCGAGCGCCTCTACAACGCAGTCAAGCGGTTCCAGACACTCGGCGAGCGCGGGGAGCACACCCACCGGGTGCCCACTTACCGGGTGTTGCGCCGGCACGCCGCCATGGTGGTCAAACCGCGCCACCCCTACCACCTGCTGGCCAACTCCATGGTGTGGGCTTCCGATCTTTACCCCAAGGCGCTGTTGAAACCGATCCCGAGCTGGTTCAAGGAGCTCACCCACGAGCCGGCGGCCTGA
- a CDS encoding alpha/beta hydrolase encodes MPFDETAPSPSGRGSWQSRSAAALSSLTLRQISAALPPGQPWGLWASRQIVARLMDAFGPSLAGTRVEQVDVRTADGHRLRGEWVWGRGVSGDTTTATVYFVHGSGYALCSTRTHRRLASWLSRLTGLPVFSVDYRLAPRHRFPTAAEDVRRGWDWLTEHCEIAPERIVVAGDSAGGHLSVDLLLQPDIRHPAALVLLSPLIDLTFTLARSREHTRPDPTIRSHHAVRLVRLYCHGVETDHPRLALDVATGRILPPTLIQAGGAEMLAADAIALAEDLRAAGSRCELQIWPDQVHVFQALPRMSPEAAPAMRTIAAFITDALRDADIERAC; translated from the coding sequence ATGCCCTTCGACGAGACAGCGCCGTCACCGTCCGGCCGCGGTTCCTGGCAGTCACGCAGTGCCGCAGCACTGAGCAGCCTGACCCTGCGCCAGATCAGCGCAGCGCTTCCCCCGGGACAACCGTGGGGCCTGTGGGCGTCCCGCCAGATCGTCGCCCGACTCATGGATGCATTCGGGCCCTCACTGGCCGGCACCCGCGTCGAGCAGGTCGACGTCAGAACCGCCGACGGACATCGCCTGCGCGGCGAATGGGTCTGGGGCCGAGGGGTTTCCGGTGACACCACCACCGCGACGGTCTACTTCGTCCACGGCAGCGGCTACGCGCTGTGCTCGACCCGCACCCACCGGCGGCTGGCGTCCTGGCTGTCACGCCTGACCGGTCTGCCCGTCTTCAGCGTCGACTACCGGCTGGCACCCCGGCACCGATTCCCCACCGCCGCCGAGGATGTCCGCCGCGGCTGGGACTGGCTCACCGAACACTGCGAGATCGCCCCGGAACGCATCGTGGTGGCCGGTGACTCCGCGGGCGGACATCTCTCGGTGGACTTGCTGCTCCAGCCAGACATTCGCCACCCGGCCGCACTGGTGCTGCTCTCCCCGCTGATCGACCTGACATTCACGCTGGCCCGATCCCGCGAACACACCCGCCCCGACCCCACCATCCGTTCCCACCATGCCGTCCGGCTGGTCAGGCTGTACTGCCACGGCGTCGAGACCGACCATCCGCGACTGGCTCTCGACGTCGCCACCGGGCGTATCCTGCCCCCGACGTTGATCCAGGCCGGCGGTGCGGAGATGCTCGCCGCCGATGCCATCGCGCTGGCCGAGGACCTGCGTGCCGCCGGCAGCCGGTGTGAACTACAGATCTGGCCGGACCAGGTGCATGTCTTTCAAGCGCTGCCCCGGATGTCACCCGAAGCCGCACCCGCGATGAGAACCATCGCCGCATTCATCACCGACGCCTTGCGCGACGCAGACATCGAGCGGGCGTGCTGA
- a CDS encoding DNA polymerase Y family protein translates to MDWPAVAAAAAAELPATVPVAVTLANRVIACSAAARAAGVRRGLRRRESQARCPELHVVTADRTRDARYFERVTAAVDELVPRAEVLRPGLLVLAVRGAARYFGSEQAAAERLVDAVAAAGAECQVGIADQLPTAVFAARAGRIVASGADAAFLSELSVRQLASEPSLSSAPRDDLVDLLWRMGIRTIGQFAALSRSDVASRFDADAVIAHRVARGEPARGPSGREPDDELDVMMQCDPPIDRVDAAAFAGRSLAGMLHRSLAAAGVGCTRLAIHAATANGRELERVWRCAEPLTEDATADRVRWQLDGWLNCRTEHDRPGAPITLLRLRPVEVVSAEALQLPLWGGVGEEDRLRARRALVRVQGLLGPDAVRVPVLSGGRSPAERITFTPLGDEVVPQADPRQPWPGQLPEPSPTVLLDDPIELFDADGEPVRVSGRGLFSADPFRLVAAGRSGRVSWWAGPWPVDERWWDPVPTRSGRAVRAQVLIGADPPQALLLCYRQRRWYLEGAYE, encoded by the coding sequence ATGGACTGGCCGGCGGTCGCGGCGGCGGCCGCCGCCGAGCTGCCTGCCACGGTCCCGGTGGCGGTCACCCTGGCCAACCGCGTCATCGCCTGCTCGGCAGCCGCCCGGGCAGCCGGAGTTCGTCGGGGGCTGCGCCGACGGGAATCGCAGGCCCGCTGCCCGGAACTGCACGTCGTCACCGCCGACCGCACCCGCGATGCCCGGTATTTCGAGCGGGTGACCGCAGCGGTCGACGAGCTGGTTCCGCGGGCTGAAGTGCTGCGCCCGGGGCTGTTGGTGCTGGCGGTGCGCGGCGCGGCCCGCTACTTCGGATCCGAACAGGCCGCTGCCGAACGTCTGGTCGACGCGGTGGCCGCAGCAGGTGCCGAGTGTCAGGTCGGCATCGCCGATCAGCTGCCCACAGCGGTGTTCGCTGCGCGGGCGGGTCGCATCGTCGCCTCCGGCGCGGATGCGGCGTTTCTGTCGGAGCTGTCGGTCCGGCAGCTGGCATCCGAGCCGAGTCTTTCCTCGGCCCCGCGTGATGACCTGGTGGACCTGTTGTGGCGGATGGGAATTCGAACCATAGGGCAGTTTGCCGCACTGTCCCGCAGTGATGTCGCGTCCCGTTTCGACGCCGACGCGGTGATCGCGCACCGGGTGGCTCGCGGTGAGCCGGCCCGCGGTCCGTCCGGGCGGGAACCGGACGACGAGCTCGATGTGATGATGCAGTGCGATCCGCCCATCGACCGGGTGGACGCGGCGGCCTTCGCGGGACGATCGTTGGCCGGGATGCTGCACCGCAGCCTGGCCGCGGCGGGGGTGGGGTGTACCCGGCTGGCCATCCACGCCGCCACCGCCAACGGCCGGGAACTGGAACGGGTATGGCGGTGCGCCGAACCGTTGACCGAGGACGCCACCGCCGACCGGGTGCGCTGGCAACTCGACGGCTGGTTGAACTGCCGTACCGAGCACGACCGGCCGGGTGCGCCGATCACACTGCTGCGGTTGCGTCCGGTGGAGGTGGTCTCGGCCGAGGCGCTGCAGTTACCGCTGTGGGGCGGTGTGGGTGAGGAAGACAGGTTGCGCGCGCGCCGGGCACTGGTCCGGGTCCAGGGTCTGCTCGGCCCGGACGCCGTCCGGGTTCCGGTGCTCAGCGGGGGCCGCAGTCCCGCCGAGCGCATCACCTTCACCCCGCTCGGCGACGAGGTGGTTCCGCAGGCCGATCCCCGGCAGCCGTGGCCCGGTCAACTGCCCGAGCCGTCACCGACGGTATTGCTCGACGACCCGATCGAGCTCTTCGACGCCGACGGGGAACCGGTGCGGGTCAGCGGGCGGGGATTGTTCTCCGCGGACCCGTTCCGGCTGGTCGCCGCGGGGCGATCGGGCCGGGTGTCCTGGTGGGCCGGTCCCTGGCCGGTCGACGAGCGTTGGTGGGATCCGGTCCCGACCAGAAGCGGTAGGGCGGTCAGGGCGCAGGTCCTCATCGGTGCGGATCCGCCGCAGGCGCTGCTGCTGTGTTACCGGCAGCGCCGGTGGTACCTCGAAGGTGCCTACGAGTAG
- a CDS encoding SDR family oxidoreductase has protein sequence MRYVVTGGTGFIGRRLVSRLLTLPDTEAVHVLVRRESLSRFERLARDWDGRVHPLVGDLTADALGLTADTIDLIGTVHHVVHCAAIYDLTAPAPQQRAANVDGTRAVVELACRWDATLHHVSSIAVAGTYRGVFTEDDFDLGQELPTPYHQTKFEAEQLVRSTPGLRFRIYRPAVVVGDSRTGEMDKIDGPYFFFGLLAKLAVLPRFTPMVVPAAGRTNIVPVDYVVDAMAALMHHPGGDGRAFHLTAPTSISLRGIYRAVAPAAGLPVLVGSLPRAAAAPVLRASGRTKVVRNMAATQLGIPGQVLDVAELAPTFTCDRAAEALRDSGITVPEFASYAAQLWQYWAEHLDPDRARRDDPAGPLVGKHVIITGASSGIGRASAMAVAARGATVFALARDGQALDELIAEIRAGGGTAHAFTCDVTDSGAVEHTVKDILGRFDHVDYLVNNAGRSIRRSVYSSTDRLHDYERVMAVNYFGAVRMVLALLPHWRERRFGHVVNVSSAGAQARNPRYSAYIPTKAALDAFADVVGGETLSDHITFTTIHMPLVKTPMIAPSGRLNPAPAISVEHAAAMVVRALVDKPTRIDTPIGTFADVGSYLAPKLARRVLHQLSLGFPDSAAARGMTETPVRQSSSRKRRPRSASVPSLRVPRPVKAAVRLVPGVHW, from the coding sequence ATGCGCTATGTCGTTACCGGCGGTACCGGGTTTATCGGCCGCCGATTGGTGTCCCGCCTGTTGACCCTGCCGGACACCGAAGCCGTCCATGTGCTGGTCCGTCGCGAGTCGCTGAGCCGCTTCGAACGGTTGGCCCGCGACTGGGACGGCCGAGTGCACCCCCTCGTCGGCGACCTGACCGCCGACGCGCTCGGGTTGACCGCAGACACCATCGACCTGATCGGCACCGTGCACCATGTCGTGCACTGCGCCGCGATCTACGACCTGACCGCCCCGGCGCCACAGCAGCGGGCAGCCAACGTCGACGGCACCCGAGCGGTCGTCGAATTGGCCTGTCGGTGGGACGCCACCCTGCACCACGTGTCCTCGATCGCGGTCGCCGGGACCTATCGAGGCGTCTTCACCGAGGACGACTTCGACCTCGGCCAAGAGCTACCGACGCCGTATCACCAGACCAAGTTCGAGGCCGAGCAATTGGTGCGGTCGACTCCTGGACTGAGGTTTCGCATCTACCGGCCCGCGGTCGTCGTCGGCGATTCCCGAACCGGTGAGATGGACAAGATCGACGGCCCGTACTTCTTCTTCGGCCTGCTGGCCAAGCTGGCAGTGCTGCCCCGATTCACGCCGATGGTCGTCCCGGCCGCCGGACGCACCAACATCGTGCCCGTCGATTACGTCGTCGACGCGATGGCCGCACTCATGCACCACCCAGGCGGCGACGGCCGGGCCTTCCACCTGACCGCGCCGACATCGATCAGCCTGCGCGGCATCTACCGGGCAGTCGCCCCGGCAGCCGGGCTGCCCGTGCTGGTCGGGTCGCTGCCACGGGCAGCCGCCGCCCCGGTGCTGCGGGCCAGCGGCCGGACCAAGGTGGTCCGCAACATGGCTGCCACCCAACTGGGGATACCCGGCCAAGTCCTCGACGTGGCCGAGCTGGCACCCACCTTCACCTGCGACCGGGCCGCGGAAGCATTGCGCGACAGTGGAATCACGGTTCCGGAGTTCGCATCCTACGCAGCGCAGTTGTGGCAGTACTGGGCCGAGCATCTCGATCCTGACCGCGCTCGCCGCGATGACCCCGCGGGCCCGTTGGTCGGCAAGCACGTGATCATCACCGGCGCCTCCAGCGGGATCGGACGGGCCTCAGCGATGGCGGTCGCCGCCCGCGGGGCCACCGTGTTCGCGCTGGCCCGCGACGGGCAGGCCCTCGATGAACTGATCGCCGAGATCCGGGCCGGCGGCGGGACAGCACACGCATTCACCTGCGACGTCACCGATTCCGGTGCCGTCGAGCACACCGTCAAGGACATCCTCGGCCGGTTCGACCATGTCGACTACCTGGTCAACAACGCCGGACGGTCGATCCGCCGGTCGGTGTACTCGTCGACCGACCGGCTGCACGACTACGAGCGGGTGATGGCGGTCAACTACTTCGGCGCGGTGCGGATGGTGCTTGCCCTGCTGCCGCACTGGCGCGAACGCCGGTTCGGCCACGTGGTCAACGTGTCCTCGGCGGGGGCACAGGCCCGCAACCCGCGCTACAGTGCCTACATCCCTACCAAGGCCGCGCTGGACGCGTTCGCCGACGTGGTCGGCGGCGAAACACTATCCGACCACATCACGTTCACCACGATCCACATGCCGCTGGTGAAGACGCCGATGATCGCACCGTCGGGCCGGCTGAACCCGGCCCCGGCGATCTCGGTCGAACACGCCGCGGCGATGGTGGTCCGCGCGCTGGTCGACAAGCCGACCCGCATCGACACCCCGATCGGTACCTTCGCCGACGTCGGCAGCTATCTGGCGCCCAAACTCGCGCGACGTGTCCTGCACCAGCTGTCGTTGGGCTTCCCGGACTCGGCCGCGGCACGTGGAATGACTGAAACCCCTGTACGCCAGTCGAGTTCGCGGAAGCGCCGGCCGCGGTCCGCGTCGGTCCCGTCGTTGCGGGTGCCCCGCCCGGTCAAGGCGGCGGTGCGACTGGTGCCCGGTGTGCACTGGTGA
- a CDS encoding nucleoside hydrolase encodes MALVYLFGSPEAHVVGIASTAGNVGVDQVCQNNLGLLALCGVTGVPVSRGSEVPLSAALRTAEDTHGPQGLGYARLPDPTDGLTPYDAAEAWIRAARAHPGELIAVATGPLTNLALALRAEPMLPRSMKRLVIMGGAFDYRGNTTPVAEWNVSVDPESAAEVFAACAEADVSPIVLGLNLTENIMMTPALLEALAGAAGSSSAPLSEHDERGTRSTASNPVIRVLEDAMRFYFEFHHDCGEGYLAHLHDPLAAAVALDPDLVRCRPAPVDVELTGTLTRGMTIADWSRRWGRKPNAHIGVDVDPAAFFDRFTARVGAFARRRHYS; translated from the coding sequence ATGGCGCTGGTGTACCTGTTCGGCAGCCCGGAGGCCCACGTCGTCGGTATCGCCTCGACGGCGGGAAATGTCGGCGTGGACCAGGTGTGCCAGAACAACCTGGGCCTGCTGGCGCTGTGCGGCGTGACCGGAGTGCCCGTCTCGCGGGGCTCAGAAGTACCGCTGAGCGCCGCGCTGCGCACCGCCGAGGACACCCACGGACCGCAAGGGCTGGGCTATGCCCGGTTGCCGGACCCGACGGACGGTCTGACGCCCTACGACGCCGCCGAGGCCTGGATCCGAGCCGCCCGCGCACATCCCGGTGAGTTGATCGCCGTCGCGACCGGTCCATTGACCAACCTGGCGTTGGCACTGCGCGCCGAGCCCATGCTGCCCCGATCGATGAAGCGACTGGTCATCATGGGCGGCGCGTTCGACTATCGCGGCAACACCACACCGGTGGCCGAGTGGAACGTCAGCGTCGACCCGGAGTCGGCCGCCGAGGTGTTCGCAGCCTGCGCCGAGGCTGATGTGTCGCCGATCGTGTTGGGCCTCAATCTGACCGAGAACATCATGATGACCCCGGCGCTGCTGGAGGCGCTGGCCGGCGCGGCCGGATCGTCGTCGGCACCGCTGTCCGAGCACGACGAGCGGGGAACGCGATCCACGGCGTCCAACCCGGTGATCCGGGTGCTGGAGGACGCCATGCGGTTCTACTTCGAGTTCCATCACGATTGCGGCGAAGGGTATCTGGCACACCTGCACGACCCGCTGGCCGCCGCGGTCGCGCTGGACCCCGATCTGGTGCGCTGTCGCCCCGCCCCGGTCGACGTGGAGCTGACCGGCACGCTGACCCGCGGCATGACGATCGCCGACTGGAGTCGGCGCTGGGGACGAAAACCCAATGCGCACATCGGAGTCGATGTGGATCCCGCGGCATTTTTCGATCGGTTCACCGCGCGGGTGGGCGCGTTCGCCCGGCGGCGGCACTACTCGTAG
- a CDS encoding nuclear transport factor 2 family protein has translation MSSPPEMVDLVAQAELSQAKARYCRLLDTKDWLAVAELMTEGIIVDLDAGNPSSVPIVGRENVLSAFQSSVADARTVHQVHSPEFEFVDDEARVIWAVQERVVWQNGTSLTAFGHYHDRWIRLDGHWRIVELRLEHLIMDFA, from the coding sequence GTGAGCAGTCCGCCGGAGATGGTCGATTTGGTGGCCCAGGCCGAACTCTCACAAGCCAAGGCGCGCTATTGCCGTCTGCTGGACACCAAAGACTGGCTCGCCGTCGCCGAGTTGATGACAGAGGGGATCATCGTCGACCTGGATGCGGGAAACCCCTCCTCGGTGCCGATCGTGGGCCGCGAGAACGTGTTGTCCGCCTTCCAGTCCTCCGTCGCGGACGCGCGCACCGTGCATCAGGTGCATTCTCCGGAATTCGAGTTCGTCGACGACGAGGCGCGGGTGATCTGGGCGGTTCAGGAAAGGGTGGTGTGGCAGAACGGGACATCACTGACGGCTTTCGGGCATTATCACGACCGGTGGATCCGCTTGGACGGCCATTGGCGGATCGTCGAGCTTCGGCTGGAACACCTGATCATGGATTTCGCGTGA